From one Rhodamnia argentea isolate NSW1041297 chromosome 1, ASM2092103v1, whole genome shotgun sequence genomic stretch:
- the LOC115727345 gene encoding low affinity inorganic phosphate transporter 1-like yields the protein MAKEQLQVLSALDVAKTQWYHFTAIVIAGMGFFTDAYDLFCISLVTKLLGRIYYTRPGSATPGSLPSNVSAAANGVAFCGTLTGQLFFGWLGDKMGRKRVYGMTLMIMVLCSVASGLSFGHDPRAVVATLCFFRFWLGFGIGGDYPLSATIMSEYANKKTRGAFIAAVFAMQGFGILAGGMVAIIISAAFNAKYPAPAYQDDPAHSAVPEADYVWRIILMFGALPALLTYYWRMKMPETARYTALVAKNAKKAAADMSKVLQVDLEAEQEKMERLAREQKSEFGLFSRQFLRRHGLHLLGTTSTWFLLDIAFYSQNLFQKDIFTAIGWIPKAKTMNAVEEVYHIGRAQTLIALCSTVPGYWCTVALIDRMGRFAIQLMGFFFMTVFMFALAIPYHHWTLPNNRIGFVVMYSLTFFFANFGPNATTFVVPAEIFPARLRSTCHGLSAAAGKAGAMVGAFGFLYAANGIGVRKTLIILGVINFLGMAFTLLVPESKGRSLEEMSGENEEENEPELRHRDGE from the coding sequence ATGGCGAAGGAACAGTTGCAAGTCCTGAGCGCTCTCGATGTGGCCAAGACACAGTGGTACCATTTCACGGCGATTGTGATCGCCGGCATGGGATTCTTCACCGATGCGTACGACCTCTTCTGCATCTCCCTCGTCACCAAGCTGCTCGGCCGCATCTACTACACCAGGCCGGGCTCGGCCACCCCGGGAAGTCTCCCCTCGAACGTGTCCGCCGCGGCCAATGGCGTCGCCTTCTGCGGCACCCTCACCGGCCAGCTCTTCTTCGGGTGGCTCGGCGACAAGATGGGCCGGAAGCGAGTCTATGGCATGACCCTCATGATCATGGTCCTATGCTCCGTCGCCTCGGGGCTCTCCTTCGGCCACGACCCGAGAGCGGTCGTGGCCACTCTGTGCTTCTTCAGGTTCTGGCTCGGGTTTGGCATCGGCGGGGACTACCCTCTCTCGGCCACGATCATGTCCGAGTACGCCAACAAGAAGACTCGGGGTGCATTCATCGCTGCGGTCTTCGCGATGCAGGGTTTTGGGATTCTGGCGGGCGGAATGGTCGCTATCATAATCTCGGCGGCTTTCAATGCGAAATACCCTGCTCCGGCCTACCAAGATGACCCGGCACACTCCGCCGTGCCTGAGGCGGACTATGTGTGGCGGATCATCCTGATGTTCGGTGCCCTTCCTGCTCTGCTCACTTACTACTGGCGCATGAAGATGCCCGAGACAGCCCGCTACACGGCCCTGGTCGCCAAGAACGCCAAGAAGGCTGCGGCCGACATGTCCAAAGTTCTCCAGGTCGACCTCGAGGCGGAGCAAGAGAAGATGGAGCGCCTGGCCCGGGAGCAGAAGAGCGAGTTCGGCCTCTTCTCAAGGCAGTTCCTCCGCCGCCACGGCCTCCACTTGCTTGGGACGACGAGCACGTGGTTCTTGCTTGACATCGCCTTCTACAGCCAAAACCTATTCCAAAAGGACATCTTCACCGCCATCGGGTGGATCCCCAAGGCGAAGACCATGAACGCGGTTGAGGAAGTATATCATATCGGCCGGGCGCAGACCTTGATTGCCCTGTGCAGCACGGTCCCCGGATACTGGTGCACCGTGGCGTTGATCGACCGGATGGGTAGGTTCGCAATCCAGCTGATGGGCTTCTTCTTTATGACAGTGTTCATGTTCGCCCTCGCGATCCCATACCACCACTGGACGCTGCCCAACAACCGCATCGGGTTCGTGGTCATGTACTCGctcaccttcttcttcgccaACTTTGGGCCCAACGCGACCACTTTCGTGGTTCCTGCAGAGATATTCCCAGCGAGGCTTCGGTCGACATGCCATGGGCTATCGGCGGCTGCTGGGAAGGCGGGGGCGATGGTGGGGGCTTTCGGGTTCTTGTACGCGGCGAACGGGATCGGTGTGAGGAAGACACTGATCATACTAGGGGTGATCAACTTTTTGGGCATGGCGTTCACGTTGCTAGTGCCCGAGTCCAAGGGTCGTTCGCTCGAGGAAATGTCTGGcgagaatgaagaagaaaatgaacccGAGTTGAGGCATCGAGATGGTGAATAA